In the genome of Phlebotomus papatasi isolate M1 chromosome 2, Ppap_2.1, whole genome shotgun sequence, one region contains:
- the LOC129802233 gene encoding fidgetin-like protein 1 — MFTQKEWHQLFSAVKENEQSCILKAMLNSRKDADVEKMSVEGLSKITESFIKPDDLHDIPGMIPPEETITNEALQALFEEEDDISESAKPSGITKDVSDSVKSQESSSSIFPKNPSKPTTPQSSQELDFDFGQLEEIFSQKSENEEPFEKRMGYSSSYEESNPEPPLRMESPKRILPQKSWETNKTSWMKKNFSQANERAPYREPFLRTNSPNEYERKEEPKKPKTDFITARKELQVQNLINYGKDCRSSVSGGGRRVGLRKPVAPKNDFPEELPKKKDKTSDDELCDQLSHIDPKIIEMIRNEIMMKVPVIDWKDIIGLTYAKSVIQEAIVMPMLRPDIFTGLRRPPRGILLFGPPGTGKTLIGKCIASRANATFFNISASTLTSKYIGEGEKMVRGLFAVASAQQPSVIFIDEIDSLLCQRSESEHESSRRLKTEFLIHLDGAATNENELVLVVGATNRPQELDEAVRRRFVKRLYIPLPILEARLEMVRSLFSKVANNLSADDMVSISKLTDGFSGADMKSLCQEASMGPIRSIPIEKFHDFSNSDLRPVNFKDFQTAMQCVRASVSPEDIENYLKWDKVYGSGGRTT; from the exons ATGTTTACCCAAAAAGAGTGGCATCAGCTTTTTAGCGCTGTAAAGGA GAATGAACAATCATGCATTTTAAAAGCCATGTTAAACAGCCGCAAAGATGCGGATGTTGAAAAAATGTCTGTGGAAGGTTTAAGTAAAATTACGGAGAGTTTTATAAAGCCAGATGATCTTCACGACATCCCTGGAATGATACCTCCAGAAGAAACAATTACCAATGAAGCATTACAAGCTCTTTTTGAAGAGGAAGATGATATCAGTGAATCTGCAAAACCGTCGGGTATTACTAAAGATGTTTCAGATTCAGTTAAATCACAAGAGTCCTCTTcttcaatttttcccaaaaatcctTCAAAACCCACAACTCCACAAAGTAGTCAAGAACTCGACTTCGATTTCGGCCAATTGGAGGAAATTTTCTCCCAAAAGTCTGAAAATGAAGAACCTTTCGAAAAAAGAATGGGATACAGTAGTTCTTACGAGGAAAGTAATCCTGAGCCTCCACTGCGAATGGAGAGCCCAAAGAGAATTCTGCCTCAAAAATCATGGGAAACGAACAAAACTTCATGGatgaagaaaaatttttcacaggCAAACGAAAGAGCTCCCTACAGAGAACCATTTTTGCGAACTAATTCACCCAATGAATATGAAAGGAAAGAAGAGCCTAAAAAACCAAAAACTGATTTCATAACAGCTCGCAAGGAGCTTCAAGTTCAGAATCTCATAAATTACGGGAAAGATTGTCGTTCAAGTGTGTCTGGAGGAGGGAGAAGAGTTGGATTGAGAAAGCCAGTGGCTCCGAAAAATGATTTCCCTGAAGAATTGCCTAAGAAAAAAGATAAAACGTCTGATGATGAACTTTGTGACCAGCTGAGTCACATTGATcccaaaattattgaaatgatcAGAAACGAAATAATGATGAAGGTTCCTGTGATCGATTGGAAGGATATTATTGGGTTGACATACGCAAAGAGCGTCATTCAAGAAGCTATAGTCATGCCAATGCTTCGTCCAGATATTTTCACTGGCCTCAGAAGGCCCCCAAGAGGAATCCTTTTGTTTGGTCCTCCTGGTACGGGAAAAACCCTTATTGGGAAATGCATAGCTTCTCGTGCAAATGCTACATTCTTCAACATTAGTGCTTCTACTCTCACATCGAAATACATAGGAGAAGGGGAGAAAATGGTCAGAGGACTCTTCGCGGTAGCATCAGCTCAACAGCCTTCGGTAATCTTCATCGACGAAATTGATTCCTTGCTCTGCCAAAGATCAGAAAGTGAGCATGAAAGCTCTCGTAGATTGAAG ACAGAATTTCTGATTCACTTGGACGGAGCTGCAACAAATGAAAATGAACTTGTGCTAGTTGTTGGAGCAACAAATCGACCTCAGGAGCTGGATGAGGCAGTAAGGAGGCGATTTGTAAAGCGCCTCTACATTCCACTTCCAATTCTCGAAGCCAGATTGGAAATGGTAAGATCTCTGTTTTCCAAGGTGGCGAACAATCTATCGGCAGACGATATGGTATCAATAAGTAAATTGACTGATGGGTTTTCGGGAGCTGATATGAAGAGTTTGTGCCAGGAAGCATCAATGGGACCAATACGATCAATCCCTATCGAAAAATTCCATGATTTCTCCAATTCCGATTTACGACCAGTTAATTTTAAGGACTTCCAAACTGCAATGCAATGTGTTAGAGCGAGTGTTTCTCCAGAAGATATTGAAAACTACCTCAAATGGGATAAGGTTTATGGATCTGGTGGTCGGACTACATGA
- the LOC129802235 gene encoding uncharacterized protein LOC129802235 — protein sequence MTNTKGIRPPIWEASRRPMFVKSVWLDNQGYRHIILDGVTTKKRANCPTVQRENNKEIGENFDASCEQSPLELVGSSDILTINPNPKESNLARNQHKLCRKLFKSRYSVEVLRKHLTGSVRGGHQDVGGRPGGKPGEESGSSGGNLRDSEVIVISEQSKNQLTERVLQWLDLAGKNTLVRPESEVASKDTSAGGVTQRRIFTAEVNRKLPNQGLPCLKRTESVHHLSITLNEEDSGEASRSDTSGQTPRIKFGDFFPVTYRCSRKFLSHSSYRNRLNSPPTYMNTPMAQSAGRGKVAAGVGSNGRKTLPEHANRNDKNRKQQFSSAVTSSSTGGKLGKNDSIENQYRGIIHRQLLETSCNTQIAKRQLHIFMPNLPNKTKGDCDSCLSSDLSKKSHS from the exons ATGACAAACACCAAAGGGATTCGACCACCAATTTGGGAGGCCTCTCGGAGGCCAATGTTTGTCAAATCTGTCTGGCTGGACAATCAGGGGTATCGTCATATAATCCTGGACGGTGTCACGACAAAGAAACGCGCAAATTGTCCCACAGTTCAACGAG aaaataataaaGAGATCGGAGAAAATTTTGACGCGAGCTGCGAACAAAGTCCCTTGGAGCTTGTGGGATCATCCGACATTCTGACCATAAACCCCAATCCCAAAGAGTCTAATTTGGCTCGAAATCAACACAAATTGTGCAGGAAGCTATTTAAAAGTCGCTATAGTGTTGAAGTCTTGAGGAAACACCTCACTGGAAGTGTAAGAGGAGGCCATCAGGACGTAGGTGGTCGACCAGGAGGAAAACCAGGCGAGGAGTCTGGATCAAGTGGCGGGAATTTGCGAGACAGTGAAGTGATCGTGATCAGTGAGCAGAGCAAAAATCAACTAACAGAACGGGTTCTTCAGTGGCTGGATCTCGCTGGAAAGAACACCCTCGTGAGACCAGAGAGTGAAGTAGCGTCCAAAGATACTTCTGCGGGCGGTGTAACCCAAAGACGCATTTTCACCGCAGAAGTCAATCGAAAACTCCCAAATCAGGGATTACCGTGCCTCAAACGCACTGAATCTGTCCATCATCTCTCAATAACCCTCAACGAAGAGGATTCTGGCGAGGCTTCGCGGTCAGACACCTCTGGACAGACACCAAGAATAAAATTTGGAGATTTCTTTCCGGTAACGTATCGCTGTTCCCGGAAATTTCTCTCACACAGCTCCTACCGGAATCGCCTAAATTCCCCACCAACCTACATGAACACCCCAATGGCTCAGTCAGCGGGACGGGGCAAGGTAGCAGCAGGAGTGGGAAGCAATGGGAGGAAGACATTACCTGAGCACGCGAATCGCAATGACAAAAATAGAAAACAACAATTCTCCAGTGCGGTGACATCGTCGTCAACAGGAGGAAAATTAGGGAAAAATGACAGTATTGAAAATCAATACCGTGGCATAATCCATCGACAGCTCCTGGAGACATCGTGCAATACGCAAATTGCCAAGCGACAACTGCACATCTTTATGCCCAATCTACCCAATAAAACCAAGGGGGATTGCGACAGTTGCCTCAGCAGTGACTTGTCCAAGAAGTCACATAGTTAG
- the LOC129802237 gene encoding probable enoyl-CoA hydratase, mitochondrial, whose translation MATVTRLLVGRVGTLAKASTASNLRLFSSAPAYEFIKVERSGEKSNVGVITLNRPKALNALCNGLMTEVSKALDDFETDKSVGAIVITGSEKAFAAGADIKEMQNNTYSQCILGNFLQDWTRVARTQKPVIAAVNGYALGGGCELAMMCDIIYAGDKAKFGQPEIAIGTIPGAGGSQRLTRVVGKSKAMEMCLTGDMITAQQAEQMNLVSKVVPADKLLEEAVKLGEKICKHSPLIVALCKEAVNTAYETTLAEGLKFERRHFHATFSTKDRREGMTAFVEKRPPVFTSE comes from the exons ATGGCAACTGTAACTAGACTTCTTGTGGGACGTGTTGGTACCCTGGCCAAGGCATCAACTGCCTCCAATCTGCGTCTGTTCTCCT CTGCTCCGGCGTATGAATTTATCAAGGTGGAGAGGTCCGGAGAGAAGAGCAATGTTGGTGTGATCACCCTCAATCGCCCGAAAGCCCTCAATGCCCTGTGCAATGGATTGATGACGGAAGTCAGCAAGGCTCTCGATGACTTCGAGACTGACAAATCCGTGGGTGCCATTGTTATCACAGGGAGTGAGAAGGCCTTTGCTGCTGGGGCTGACATCAAGGAAATGCAGAATAACACCTATTCCCAATGCATTCTCGGCAACTTCCTGCAAGACTGGACACGTGTGGCCAGGACCCAGAAGCCAGTGATTGCAGCTGTCAATGGATATGCTCTGGGAGGTGGATGTGAGCTGGCCATGATGTGTGATATCATCTATGCCGGTGACAAGGCAAAATTTGGCCAGCCGGAGATTGCAATTGGAACAATTCCTGGCGCTGGAGGTTCCCAGAGGCTCACTCGAGTTGTCGGCAAGTCCAAGGCCATGGAGATGTGCTTGACTGGGGACATGATCACAGCCCAGCAGGCAGAGCAGATGAACCTGGTCAGCAAAGTCGTTCCAGCGGATAAACTTCTGGAGGAAGCTGTGAAGCTTGGAGAGAAAATCTGCAAACACTCTCCGCTGATTGTGGCTCTCTGCAAGGAAGCCGTGAATACAGCATACGAGACTACTCTGGCAGAAGGACTGAAATTCGAACGTCGCCATTTCCATGCCACCTTCAGCACCAAGGATCGTCGCGAAGGGATGACGGCATTCGTTGAGAAACGCCCTCCAGTCTTCACCAGTGAATAA